GCGGGAACCAACTCACCGTCGATCAGCATGCGAGCCTCGGCCCGGGCAGCGGCCCGGGCACCGATCTCGACACTGCTCGTGGCCTGCGGCCGGTCCTCGCTCACCTGACACCTCTCGCTTTCGGATGCTCAACGGTAATCATTACAGTAATATAATTCACTTGACCGGTCCGGCAGGAGGAGGGCGCTGAGTTGATCAAGGTCATGGAGGGCTTCCGCGTACTGGAGGTCGCGCAGTTCACGTTCGTCCCCGCCGCCGGGGCGATCCTGGCCGACTGGGGCGCCGACGTCATCAAGGTCGAGCACCCGGTGCGCGGCGACACCCAGCGCGGGTTCATCCGGATGGGCGGATTCGAGCTCGACCCCGACCGCCACCCGCTGATCGAACATCCCAACCGCGGTAAGCGCAGCGTGGGCATCGACGTCTCGACGCCCGAGGGCCAACAGGTGCTGTATGAACTCGCCGCGACCGCCGACGTGTTCCTCACCAACTACCTGCCCCGGGCACGACAGAAGAACAAGTTCGACGTCGAGCACCTGCGCGCCGTGAATCCCGACATCATTTACGCGCGGGGCAGCGCATACGGCGACAAGGGGCCCGAGCGCGACATCGGCGGCTTCGACGGCACCGCGTTCTGGACCCGCAGCGGGATCGGACACGCCCTGAGCCCCGAGGAGCTCGGCGCCCCGCTGTCCCAGGGCATTCCCGCGTTCGGTGATTCGGTGGGCGGGATGAACATCGCCGGGGGTATCGCGGCCGCGCTGCTGCACCGCGAGCGCACCGGTGAGGCACTCGAGGTCGACGTCTCGCTGCTGTCCACCGCCTGGTGGGCGGCCGGCGCCAGCGTGACCCAGGGTATGGAGACCGGCGAGGCGATGCGGTCGCCGATGCCCGAATCCGGCGGTTCGCCCGCCAATCCGTTCCTGGGCAACTACACCACCTCCGACGGCGGCACCATCAACCTGTGCATCGTCAGCCCGAGTGGCTACATCCGCGACACCTTCGAGCATCTGGGTATCGGCGAGGCCGCCGACGACCCCCGCTTCGGCGACGCGATGGCGTTGATGGACAACGCCGAGGCGGCCGGCGCACTGATCGTCGACGCGATCGGAGCCCAGCCGTTCGAGTACTGGTGCGCCCACCTCAAGACCATGAAGGGCCAGTGGGCTCCGTTCCAGAGCCTGGTCGATCTGGGCGCCGACGCGCAGGCGATCGCCAACGACATGATCGTCGAGGTCGACGCCGGCGACGGCGGTGCCCCGATGAAAGTCGTTCGCGGTCCCGTCCAGTTCAACCACGAACGACTGGAGACGACGCGCGCGCCACAGGCCTCCGAACACACCGAGATCGTCTTGATGGAGCTCGGCTTGGACTGGGACCGCATCGAAGAACTCAAGGACAGCGGCGCCATCGCGTAGCCGATCGGCCGCAGGCTCCGACCCACCGCCACCCGCGACCATATGTAATACTGTAAGCCTTACGGTTAAACGACGTACGGTGCCGGGAGGGCCACATGGTCAACGATGTCGCGATCATCGGGGTCGGTTTACACCCATTCGGTCGATTCGAAGGCAAATCGGCCATGGCGATGGGGGTCGACGCCGTCTTCGCTGCGGTCGCCGATGCCGGGGTGGCCTGGTCGGACATCGGCGCCGCCACCGGCGGCAGCTGGACGGTCGCGAACCCGGACGCGATCGTCGGCATGGTCGGACTGTCCGGGATCCCGTTCACCAACGTGTTCAACGCGTGCGCCACCGCGGCCAGCGCGACCAAGGTGTGCGCGGACGGCATCCGGTTGGGTGACTACGACATCGGCATCGCCGTCGGCCTGGACAAACACCCCCGCGGGGCGTTCACCGAGGATCCCGCGCTCGTCGGGATGCCCCGCTGGTACGCCGAGAACGGCCAGTACCTGACCACCCAGTTCTTCGGGATGAAAGCCAACCGCTACTGCCACGACCACGCCGTGTCCGCGCAGACGCTGGCCAGGG
This sequence is a window from Mycolicibacillus parakoreensis. Protein-coding genes within it:
- a CDS encoding CaiB/BaiF CoA transferase family protein; amino-acid sequence: MEGFRVLEVAQFTFVPAAGAILADWGADVIKVEHPVRGDTQRGFIRMGGFELDPDRHPLIEHPNRGKRSVGIDVSTPEGQQVLYELAATADVFLTNYLPRARQKNKFDVEHLRAVNPDIIYARGSAYGDKGPERDIGGFDGTAFWTRSGIGHALSPEELGAPLSQGIPAFGDSVGGMNIAGGIAAALLHRERTGEALEVDVSLLSTAWWAAGASVTQGMETGEAMRSPMPESGGSPANPFLGNYTTSDGGTINLCIVSPSGYIRDTFEHLGIGEAADDPRFGDAMALMDNAEAAGALIVDAIGAQPFEYWCAHLKTMKGQWAPFQSLVDLGADAQAIANDMIVEVDAGDGGAPMKVVRGPVQFNHERLETTRAPQASEHTEIVLMELGLDWDRIEELKDSGAIA